Genomic segment of Synechococcus sp. A15-28:
CTGACGAGCCGGGAGCAGATAGCGCACGTCATTGGCGGCGTAGGCCAGCTGCACATCGCTGAGTTCATCCACCCGGCCCCAGTCACTGCTCTGGGCCCCCTTGTCCAGCTCAACGCCGACCAGCTCCATCACCAGGTCTTTCAAGCCATGGCGAGGGGTGTAGGTCCGTCCGAGACGGCTGCCCACCTTGGTGCAGAAGATGGGGCTGACCGCAATGCCGAGTCCGCTGGCCAGCGCTGCCACATCGAATCGGGCGAAGTGGAAGACCTTCTCCACGGAGCTGGCCTCCAGGAGCCGCTGCAGGTTCGGCGCTGATGTCTGACCAAGGCCGATCCGAACGCAGGAGACCCGATCGTCGGCATCAGCGATCTGAACCAGGCAGAGGCGATCTCGACCATGGATCAGACCCATGGCCTCGGTGTCCACGGCAAGGGCGGGCATGCGCAGGTATCGCTCGGTCCATTCCGCATCCAGATCGCCATCGAAGACGGTGAATTCAGCGGGAGCGGGAAGCGGGTCGGCCATGGGCAATCGCAGTCATCCATTTCAGTGTGGCTGGCGGGGTCCCGAGGCGAGCCTGGCGAGAGGCCCATGAAATTCCCTCTTGAATCTCAAAATGAGATCGCCTTTGATGGATTCAGTGCACCTGTTGCTGTGTTTTCCCGCCGCAAGCCGTCCAGAACCTGCTTGGCCGATATCGAGCAGTATTTCCGCCAGCCACCACCACAGTTCCTGGACCTGGAGCTGGCAGTGTGCTGGGTGCTCGAGTGCCTGCTGAAGGACGACAACTATCCCTCCGCGCTGCTGCAGAAACTGATGCGGGAGGAGCCCCAACTGCGCCTCTCGGAGACCGTGCTCCAGCAGGCCTTGGATTTCCTGGAGCAGCAGGGCTCCATCAGCACATACACCCAGCGCTGCCCCAGCCGTGGTCGCCCCCGCCGGATGCTGCACCTGATGCCGGAAGCCAGACATCAGGCTGAACAGCTGATGTCCCCATGGCACAGCTGGCTGGACTCTCACCGTCTGGTGTTGAACTGACGCAAGCAAAGACGGCTTAGAACAGTCCAACCTGAGTGCTGGTTCATGCCTGCGGGCTTTCAATCGACCCTGCTGCTGACCGTCCTGCTGGCGATTGGCCTGGTGTTTTTCCTGCGCGCCGCCAGCAAGGATCGAACCACCGTGGTGGATGTGCACTCCCCCAAGCCGGCCCTGGAGGTGCTGAGCGGCCTCAGCGAGTGGCTGGAGCAACGGGGCTGGAGCCGGAACGGAGGCGACGCTGAACGGCAGGTGCTGCGTTTCCAGGGGGCGGTGGCCTCCAGCCGCCCACTGGCTGTGCTGTTGTCCGTTCTGGCCGCCATCGGTGGCACCTGTTTCGGCCTGGTGCTGCGCCAGCTGGCTCCCCAGCTCAGCTGGTGGCCGCTGCTGATGATCCTGCTGGGCCCTGTGGCCGGGGTTGTCTACAGCCGGCGGGCCGCCCGCACCGAAGCGCTGGAACTGCAATTGCTGCAGGAGCTTGAAAACGACGGCGTCACCGTTCGACTGCGTGCTCACCGCGATGAGTTGATCGCCATCGAGCTGGAACTGGCC
This window contains:
- a CDS encoding ribonuclease D; this encodes MADPLPAPAEFTVFDGDLDAEWTERYLRMPALAVDTEAMGLIHGRDRLCLVQIADADDRVSCVRIGLGQTSAPNLQRLLEASSVEKVFHFARFDVAALASGLGIAVSPIFCTKVGSRLGRTYTPRHGLKDLVMELVGVELDKGAQSSDWGRVDELSDVQLAYAANDVRYLLPARQKLEAMLRREGRWDLAKRCFGCIPVIADLDRMRFNQTFEH
- a CDS encoding helix-turn-helix transcriptional regulator, translated to MFSRRKPSRTCLADIEQYFRQPPPQFLDLELAVCWVLECLLKDDNYPSALLQKLMREEPQLRLSETVLQQALDFLEQQGSISTYTQRCPSRGRPRRMLHLMPEARHQAEQLMSPWHSWLDSHRLVLN
- a CDS encoding cofactor assembly of complex C subunit B, whose translation is MPAGFQSTLLLTVLLAIGLVFFLRAASKDRTTVVDVHSPKPALEVLSGLSEWLEQRGWSRNGGDAERQVLRFQGAVASSRPLAVLLSVLAAIGGTCFGLVLRQLAPQLSWWPLLMILLGPVAGVVYSRRAARTEALELQLLQELENDGVTVRLRAHRDELIAIELELADTLELSSDGSLLSSPI